In one Epinephelus lanceolatus isolate andai-2023 chromosome 19, ASM4190304v1, whole genome shotgun sequence genomic region, the following are encoded:
- the rpl28 gene encoding large ribosomal subunit protein eL28 encodes MSSHLQWMVIRNCSSFLIKRNGQTYSTEPNNLKSRNSFRFNGLVHKKTVGVQPAADGKGVVVVLKKRAGQHKPASSYEKITINKNSRATLNSLRHIISKNKYRKDLRMAALRRASAILKSQKPVVVKKKRTRAAKTA; translated from the exons ATGTCGTCCCATTTGCAGTGGATGGTCATCAGGAACTGCTCCAGCTTCCTCATCAAGAGGAACGGACAGACCTACAGCACT GAGCCCAACAACTTGAAGTCCAGGAACTCTTTCCGCTTCAATGGTTTGGTGCACAAGAAGACTGTAGGTGTGCAGCCAGCTGCCGATGGCAAGGGAGTCGTCGTCGTGCTGAAGAAGCGTGCAG GCCAGCACAAACCTGCCAGCTCATACGAGAAGATCACCATCAACAAGAACTCTCGTGCCACCCTCAACAGCCTGAGGCACATCATCAGCAAGAACAAGTACAGGAAGGACCTGCGCATG GCTGCCCTGCGTCGTGCCAGTGCCATTCTGAAGAGCCAGAAGCCTGTTGTGGTCAAGAAGAAGCGCACCAGGGCTGCCAAGACAGCATAA
- the pdcl gene encoding phosducin-like protein, whose translation MTTLDDKILGEKLQYYYSSSEDEGSDNEDEEGENKTIRNADVNEPEIDYSADGSAVNTGPKGVINDWRKYKQLEVEQKQEQKKEMERLIKKLSMTCRSDLDTEKDKEKQKELQEKIKGKMTMQEYNMLQEEEDDEDFLQHYRMQRIEEMRRQLCRGKRFAQVYELNSGEDFLEALDKEDKSTLVMIHIYEPDIPGCEAMSGSLMCLAQEYPLVKFCSVRSSAISTSALFRDSALPALLVYKGGDLIGNFVRVTDQLGEDFFAVDVEALLQEYGMLPDKAPIVPKTVRNGAIIQNTVSDEDSDLDID comes from the exons ATGACGACTCTGGATGACAAGATTCTGGGAGAGAAGCTGCAGTACTACTACAGCAGCAGTGAGGACGAAGGTAGTGACAACGAGGATGAGGAAGGGGAGAACAAAACCATCCGGAATGCTGACGTCAATGAGCCTGAGATAGACTACAGTGCCGATGGAAGTGCTGTCAACACAG GACCAAAGGGTGTCATCAATGACTGGAGGAAGTACaagcagctggaggtggagcAGAAACAAGAGCAGAAGAAAGAGATGGAAAGACTGATCAAGAAGCTGTCGATGACCTGCCGCTCTGACCTCGACAcggaaaaagacaaagagaaacagaaagagctGCAGGAAAAAATCAAAGGCAAA ATGACCATGCAAGAATACAACATGCTCCAGGAAGAAGAGGATGACGAAGACTTCCTCCAGCATTACCGCATGCAGCGCATTGAAGAGATGCGGCGCCAGCTCTGCCGCGGCAAACGCTTTGCACAGGTCTATGAGCTCAATAGCGGAGAGGACTTCCTTGAGGCTTTGGACAAGGAGGACAAAAGCACACTGGTCATGATCCACATCTACGAGCCGGACATCCCTGGCTGTGAGGCCATGAGCGGCAGCCTCATGTGTCTGGCTCAGGAATACCCGCTTGTCAAGTTCTGCAGCGTACGCAGCTCGGCCATCAGCACCAGTGCACTGTTCAGAGACAGCGCTCTGCCCGCTCTGCTTGTTTACAAAGGAGGAGACCTGATCGGCAACTTTGTGAGAGTCACAGACCAGCTCGGGGAAGACTTCTTTGCTGTAGATGTGGAGGCCCTGCTGCAGGAGTACGGCATGCTGCCTGACAAGGCCCCCATCGTCCCGAAGACGGTTCGCAATGGAGCCATCATTCAGAACACTGTGAGTGATGAGGACTCCGACCTTGATATAGACTAG
- the LOC117269477 gene encoding uncharacterized protein LOC117269477, translating into MDEEEDLETLGEKLYTLIYPKHKENAGKLTGMLLELPGPVLSQMLQDEATLTAAVEKALRALQLAQDPSKVTCKDEDDASVSSDSLGEQLFDLVDVYNTGHSQKITGMLLEQHKEVVLNLLSDPKLLEEQVNFALKTLKEQNMEETDISDMSDADDTERLGEKIFSLVEELDPLHANDITGMLLEMDPAALQQLLSDHSMLEVAVQKAQAALDTQNQTLST; encoded by the exons ATGGACGAAGAAGAAGATCTGGAGACACTTGGTGAGAAACTGTACACTCTGATTTACCCCAAACACAAAGAGAATGCTGGAAAACTCACAG GTATGTTGCTGGAGCTGCCAGGTCCTGTGCTGAGTCAGATGCTGCAGGATGAAGCCACGCTGACTGCTGCTGTGGAGAAGGCCCTCAGAGCCCTGCAGCTGGCACAGGATCCCAG CAAGGTAACATGTAAGGACGAGGATGACGCATCTGTGTCCTCTGACTCTCTGGGGGAGCAGCTGTTTGACCTGGTGGATGTTTACAACACAGGCCACTCGCAGAAAATCACAG GAATGCTTCTGGAGCAGCACAAAGAGGTCGTGTTAAACCTTCTTTCAGATCCAAAACTGCTGGAAGAGCAGGTGAACTTCGCCCTGAAGACTCTCAAGGA ACAGAACATGGAGGAGACAGACATTAGTGACATGTCGGATGCTGATGACACAGAGAGGCTGGGAGAGAAGATCTTCTCACTGGTCGAGGAGCTGGatccacttcatgcaaatgatATTACAG GTATGCTGCTGGAGATGGACCCAGCTGCTCTCCAACAGCTGCTCAGTGACCACTCGATGCTGGAGGTTGCTGTTCAGAAAGCACAAGCAGCGCTGGACACTCAGAATCAAACTCTCTCTACTTGA